The region CAACAAACCGTCGATCGTGCAGCCGGCCGGCGTGGTGACGGCGTCTTTGAGCAATGCCGGATGCGCTTCGGTGTCAAGCACCATCCTGGCGGCGCCGTGACACATTTGCGCGGCCAGCTCGGTGGCGACATTGCGCGGCAAGCCGACTTTCACGCCGCCTTCTGCCAGCGATTCCAGCACCACGTAAATAAACGCCGGGCCGCTTGCGCTCAGCGCCGTCACCGCATCCATATGCTTTTCATCCAAAATCAGGGTGCGGCCAACCGCGTCAAAAAGCCGGCGCGCTTGCGTGAGATGTTCTGGCGTGGCGTGTTTGCCCGCGCACAGAACCGTCATGCCTGCGCCGATGAGGCTGGGCGTGTTGGGCATGGCGCGCACAACCGGTATATTCGCCTCAAGATATTTTTCAATGAACGCCGTGGTGGCAGACGCGACGATCGAAATCACCAGATGATGCGGCCGGATATGCGGCTTGATCTC is a window of Cytophagia bacterium CHB2 DNA encoding:
- the proC gene encoding pyrroline-5-carboxylate reductase produces the protein MEMNSKLAVLGAGKMGGTLIKALREAGLFQAEQIIATARHAERVEEIAQRLGVTAMSNNIAAVQQAGIVLLGIKPQAMREVLAEIKPHIRPHHLVISIVASATTAFIEKYLEANIPVVRAMPNTPSLIGAGMTVLCAGKHATPEHLTQARRLFDAVGRTLILDEKHMDAVTALSASGPAFIYVVLESLAEGGVKVGLPRNVATELAAQMCHGAARMVLDTEAHPALLKDAVTTPAGCTIDGLLKLEEGGLRVTLIKAVVESTHRAAELIST